The sequence below is a genomic window from Bos javanicus breed banteng chromosome 5, ARS-OSU_banteng_1.0, whole genome shotgun sequence.
AACAATGGGCATTCCCAGACCCTCCCTGAATATTCTGATctaagaggtgggggtggggccctgGGAAAAGAACGGTACGCAAGCTCCCACAGCACATCCCACATGGTGGATGACACGCTTCAGAGGTGCTGAGCTGGAGCCTGGCAAAGAGTACCCAGGAAGACAGCACAGGGCCGTGGGCCTCGGGCCAGCCCCCTCCATGCTGGTACCAtgtctgggtcgttccagtgcccTGGGCCGGCTATCGGCTGCAGCACATCCTGGTGGGTCACAAACCAGTCCAAGACGGACAGCACGCTCCTCCAGGAGTCCTGGATGTCATCGAAGTTGCGCCAGAGGTTGCAGATGTCTGCCAGCAGGGTGTAGTTCACCTGGATTTGGGGGCAGGCAGAGTCCCAGATCAGCGTCACACTGCGGCCCAGAGGCCTgtccaggggctggggagcctcGGCAGGGGACACAGAGGGTGGAAAGGGGTAAGAGATCACGCTTTGAGTGTGCTCAGGATGAGGAAGGGCCTCGGAGGGTGCGCCCCTCCTCTGGGGCTGCCCAGGCATCCCCTCCAGGTGTGCTGCTGGCCGGAAACTGACCCTTCCCTCTCATGCCAGTGGGGACCAAGCCCAGGGTACAGAAACCTGGGCTGGGGTACCCATAGCCTTCCTCCCACATGCCCACCCCTGTGTTCTCTCAGGGAGACTGCCACCCTCCACCAGGGTTCTCCCTCCAGTCTGCACATCTGATTCCACCCTTTCTAGCACCCCACATGCTGAAGGGCCCCGGCAAGGTGCCCACGAGGCCTTTTGGAGGCTAGACCCCACCTGCCTTGGCTTCACCAGTCTTCTGGCCCTCCAAGCCCATTCAGTACCACCCAGGATTCTGAGTGCTTGCAGGGGAGCCGTGTCAGCACCTGACACACGGCTCCCACACCCTTCAGCCCACCTGACAAGTGTCTCCTCTAAGACTCTGGGCTGGGTCAGGCCCCTCAGGTACTTACGACCCTCCTACAAATCAGCATGTGAGCAACTAAGATGACAGAAGCTCTGGCTGCACAGAAGGTGAAAAGGCCTGGGTACGGGTGGGCACTGCCAGATGGGTGCAGAAAATGGCTCACCTTTGGGGGGAGGCCCCCTTCGTAGGCTGGCCAactgcaggagaaggcaatggggcGGCCTGTGGCATTCAGGGCAGCGGCCATCTTGGGGTACCCTGGAGAAGTCCAACCACATTTTAGGATGAAGAGACCCAAGGTGATCTCGGGCCTCAGCTTAAACCTCCCCCCACACATGAGGAGACTAATGCTCAAAAGAGCAGGCACCTCCCCTGTACCCAGAGCTGCATACACACCCTGGGCGGAGCAAGGCACCAGAGCTCTGGGAGCCAAGATACCCCTAGGCCCTGGGGGAGAGGAATTGGGAAACACTACCCCCTAGGGGCCATACAGCCAGCCAATGGGGGGCCTTCCACGGCCACCCCTCCCTGTCTACCTAATGGCTCCCAGCCAGCTGCGGGACCCACCCTCGGCCCGCTCCTGGGGGGTTGAGTAGCAGCCATCCAGCTTCAGCATGTCCACCTTCCACTCGGCGAAGGTTTGCGCGTCCTGCACCACTTTGTCTAGCGTCGTGCCCGGGTAACCCATGCAGGTGAAGTTGCCCAAGTCCTCGTAGATGCCCAGCTTCAGGCCCAGGGAGTgagcctggggcagggaggggttgAGAACACAGTGGATACCTCAGGGAACCAGTCACAGGCACAGCTGACCAGGCCCCACTACAACCTTCAGAGGCTCCCGGAAGCCTGGAGGGAAGGGTCCCAGCTTTCTGGCCTGGCTTTGCCTCTGCCACCAtgacccttcccctccctcccaccttgtGTGGGCTGTCTCGGCCTCTAGGCGTTTCCTCCTGCCATCCTCTCTGCCTTGAATGCCCTCTCTGGGATCAGCCTCCTCCGGAGAACCTTCCTAAAATCCCAGGCTGAATAAGAGGTCCTTCATTGCTCTTGCTCACGACCGTGGCTCACAACTACCTGTTCACGTATCTATTTCCTCCACCAAACTGTTTGTTCTCAGGCAGAGACTACAGAAATGAGCCCTAAGTAGGATGGAGTGGAAAGAGTGGTCTGGCCCTCAGGGTGGGGGGCTCACATAGTCAGCCAGGAAGGCAATGCCGTGGGGGAAGCGCTTGCGATCCGGCACCAGGTTGCCCTTGGCATCACGTCCACCAATCCAGCAGTCATCGATGTTAAGGTATACGTAGCCCAGGTCCCGCCATCCATCCTGCGCCAGCCGGTCAGCCATCTCCATGAAGAGCTGCTCActggtgaggggcaggggagagggctGCTCAGTGGCCCAGCGTGGGCCTCGCCCTAACCCCACCCCACTTCCTCAGAGTGTTTCAAACTTCTTAGATACTCTGAGTGTGGATCCAGCCTGTAAGTACCATGGCCTTTGCTGTCAAGCTGGAGACTAAGCCAGGCGACCAAGGGTTATGTCCTGAGCCATAAGCAGGGTGGAGCGAATGGGGTGATTTGCCTTCCAGGCCAAGAAGCAGGACTGGGCCAGTGGGAAGCACGTGGGGTCAGGCCTGACCCTTAACCGTGATCTCCTTTCCCTTATCTCAGGGGCTGGGTCCCCTACAGGCCTGAGGTTACCACAGATGCCTCCCTCATGAGCCTGAATGTCAGATGTCTCAAAAGTTACCTCCGGTTGCTTCCTCTCTGGGATGGGGGGGCAGCCCTAACCCTGCCCTCTTTTCGAgctgacccccacccccgcctgccCCCACTCTTGTCCGGTGGTGCAGACCCGACTCACCTGATGCAGTTCTTCGGGTCCTCACTGCAGTCGATGTTGCAGCGGAAGCGTTCCCAGGCCAGCCAGCCCATGGGTGGCTTCCGCAGGAGCCCGTTCTCCAGGACTAGCACCTGGGACGCCAAGGCCAGCAAGAGCACTGTGGGGGGCGGACTGTGAGTGGCTCCCACCgccccagccctctccccagcCATCCGCATGCCGCCCAGCCCCGAGCATTAGGGGAACCAGACTCTCCAGCTTAAGGTGGAATGGGCTCTTCCTGCAACTGCTGGCTCCCACCAGGCTGTGAGTGGGTGGACAGTCCCAGGCATAGGGCGGTGTCTGAGGCCTGGATTCCCCCCTGCTGTCGCCACAGCAGTGCTGGGATCACCAAAATCTAACAGCTGGAGTCACAGCCTTTCTACACCCTGACCAGCTCTCCCTACTCCATTCACACAGAACTTGACAGGACACTGTAGCCAGGCCCCAGGtctcctgagccccatccagggCTCGGTGTTCTCCGTAGGCACCCAAGAGGCTTTGGAAGGGCTTAAGAGGTCAGCTGGTGGGAACAGCACCATAGGGCCTtaatttgcttatctgtaaaatggaatttcTATACTGACATATATGGCTGTTATCAGCACACCTTGATGTTACAGAAGATAGGGCCTCTGGCTGTGAGGTAGAGGGGGTGAGCAAAGAAGAGAGGTCTCTTTGGAGGGGAactgattcttgcctgggaaggaTCTCCTCCTTTTCTGGCCCACCTCCAAGAATAAGAGAGGAACATGTCTCCCCATATGCCCACATCAGAGAAGGAGGCCCAgaaaccacaggactggaacttCCTCCAGGCATCACCCGCccccctctcccccgcccccccaagtGGTCACTTACCCCTCCCAAagccacacacaccccacccggTCCGTGTGGGTACCTGTCTTCAGCAACATTGCTCTGGACTCAGCGGTCTCAGGACCTGACCAGATCTGCTCTGCTTTTACCAGCCTCTGTATGTCGGGATTTGGAAGCTAAGAAACGTTAGAAAAgcactggaaaaaagaaagaaagaaagaaaagcactagGGTCCCCACTGTTTGGCTAGCCCTGCCGCCCTTGGCTGTGGATCCCACACTGGGAGCCCAAGCCGCCCTCACAGCCCCTAGTCTCTCCCCACAGCCATCACTTCCCCGAGCCTGGGTTCTTCCGTCGGAAATACTCAACAAGGTATCGTGGACGTTAGACCTCACCTCCTCTGCCCTGCTGGGAACCCCGAGTGGTCAAGGGCGACCCTCTGCCAGGCTAGGGTCAGAAAGAGGCAGCTACAGACTACAGGACGCCCAGGAAGATCGGAGGTGGCGGGCCGGGGGCCGGGCCTCCGCTCCCACCGGGGCTGGGTTGCCGCCCCGCCCCCAAAGGCCGCAGGCCCAGCGCCCCAGCCCTGGGAGCCCACCCACAGTCGCCCATCCTCGGCAGCTCACCGACTCTTCCGCTGCGATCTGAGCCTCCGCCTGGTTCTGTCTCCCGAGTAGACTACCGCCGCAGTCACCTGATTCGTCTACCGCGTTCCAGTGGGGCGGGGCCTGACGGACGCAAACCTTCCCGGCGGAACCTATCAGAATCCCCCTAGCAACGTCCCGCCCCTCCCTACACGGGCCCAGAAAGCCCTCGGAACCTCCCAAAGCCCCTCCTCCTTCGAGCTCCGGCTCTGCGCGCTCCCGAGGCAGGCACGCACCCACCGCACAAGCTCCTCATCTTCGCCGAGCTAGTCCTTTCGCTTCTGCCCGGTCCCTTAAGGcgaggattcagttcagtcgctcagtcgtgtccgactttttgagaccccatggactgcagcatgccaggcctccctgtccatcaccaactcccggagcttactcaaactcatgtccattgagtcggtgatgccatccaaccatctcatcctctgtcgtccccttctcccgccttcaatctttcccagcctcagggtcttttccaaggagtcagttcttcgcatcaggtggccaaagttttggagtttcagcttcagcatcagtccttccaatgaacattcaggactgatttcctttaggaaggactggatctccttgcagtccaagggactcccaagagtcttctggATAGGGCACTGTAGATGCTCACTTAATAGCTGTGGCATGGATACTTGCTGAgggcttttttaaagaaaaatgagagtATGCCCTGGAGTATGGCCCATAGTAAACCACTCAGAAACTGTAGTGGAAGATGAATAGGCGCTACGAACCACTTTTTAAAGCCAGGAGACTCTCCTACCTTGCCTGACACTTGGGCCACCTGTTATGCTTATCCAGACACTCTgcattctttctgttttcattcatcACATTCCTACTGAGCAACGACTAGATAccaaacactttatttttggcAACCTTCACTTGGATGGTCAAAGGCATCTCAAACAGAACTGGCTCCAAACACCGCCACTTTCATATCTCAGGTTAATGGCAACTTTCCTTCCAGATGCTCAGGCCAAAACATTAGAGTTCTCCTTGGCTCCTCTTCCCCTCACTCCCTACGTCCAGTCTCTGTGCAGACCTAGTACTCTCCACCTTCAAACCCCATGCTGAGGAATTTCcctgcggtccagtggttaagactccctacTTCTACCGCAGGGGGCGCTGGTTCCATACTTGGCTGGGGAAGGAAGATCGTGCATGCCCACGCAGTGCGTCCAAAAAAATAATCAAGCAAACAAACCCGAATTTGGCCATTTCTACTCTCCCAGCACCCATCACATCTTGCCTGGATTACTCCAGCATCCTCCTCACTGGTCTGCTTCcactcatatttttttcttcctagcaGCCAGAGAAATCCTTTAAAACATAGCTCAAGACCTCACtcgaaggcttccctggtgactcagtggtaaagaatctccctgccaatgcaggagacacgggtttgatccgtggtccaggaagattgGACATTACCaggcgccacaactattgagcctgtgctctggagcctgggaactgaactactgagcccgtgggccgcaactactgaagccttttctcaccctagagccagtgctcagccacgagaagccacggcaatgagaagcctgcacactccaactacagagcagcccccgctccctgcaactagagaaaagccccagcAGCAGTGAAGATAGAGCACAGTAAATAATTACTAGagataaacaaaaaacaacaacaacgaaaacCTCATTCAAGACCTGGGGATGGCCGTTCGTTTCAGTCTGGAGTAGCAACCCTCACAGATTTACAAAGCCCCACCCCACACATTCTAACCCCATATCCTGCTGCTCCTGccactccccaacacacacacacacacatacacgggtctccttgcagttcctCAAACACAGCAGGTCTCAGAGCCATTGCActagctgttccttctgcctggaatgctctcccTCCAGATTCTGGCATGAATGGCTCCCTGGTTTCCTtcaattatttcttaaatgtcACATTCTAGGTGAGGCCTACTGTGACCATTCTGTTTAAAATCGCAACCTTCCTACCGCACCCCCCGCCCCATTCCCAGGCCCCTTAACCCGTGCTGTATATTTTCCACAGAACTTATTGCCTCCTATCTCATTTATTATGGTGTCTATTAGTAACTGAATAAAAGTTAGTGGgggagacagataataaacaggaaataaaaccatgaatgtaaggaactttttttttagaAGTGGTTAGTGTTATCATGCAAATACAAACCAGGGATGTGATAGAGACCGGCAGGCAGGCTGCTTTCTCAGGGCTGGGCAGGGGACGGGAACGGAGGCCTAAATAATGTGAAGGACCTTGGAGGAGTTAAGAGCCTTGGGGTAGGGTTGGGAAGGAGGAGCGTTCTTGCAGGAACTGCCAGGGCCAGAACTCTTCGAGGTGACAACCAGCAAGTTCATGGGCAGATGTTctgagctcaccaggctcccggGGCTGTCAGGAAAGCCTCCCCCATCTTCGGTTGTGCCCTCCTGTGTCTTTTACCGCAGGCCTAGCTGTCCACTGACCCCAGGCAGAGCCTGGGCGCTGAAGATGGGTTCCAGGCTGGCAGGAGTGAAGGGAGCAGAAATGAATAATCCCCTCCACTCCGGAAGCGAGATCCAGCCGACTCCAGGGGGCCGGGTTGGGTGACTGGGAAGCTGGGCTGGGCCTCGCGGACTGGATAGGAGCCCGCCCAGAGGAGGCGTCTGGGCCGAGCCGTCCCAGACTTGGCTCTGTGCGAGAAGTGGGCCGGGCGGGGAGAGGGGGGCTggagaggggaaaagagaaggTCTCGAAGTTCTTGGGAGGTGGCCTGGGTCTGAGGCCCCCGGATGGCCCGAGGTGGGGCTCCGGGTTCGAGGCCGGCCACCGCCGACCAGCACTGGGCCTCACGCCGGGCACGGCCggccaggcctcagtttcccccggCGTGGATCGCGGGGCCTAGTGAGTAGTGGGCGGGGAGGGGTGAGGGCGGTAATTCGAGCCGCCCAGGCGGGGTCTCTCGGCTCCCGCGGCCACGTTTAGCGGCCCGGACAGACGGTGGCGTGGGGTCCGGAGTCGAAATGGCCCCGGGCCACCCCGCGGGCCGCGCTCCTGGGCTTCGGGGGCGTGGAGGTGAGAGCGGGCCCGGCGGGCTCGGGAGGAGGCGGCCCCGGGAGGAGGCGGCCCCGGGAAGGCGTGGCCCGCGGGGACGTGGCGGGGCCGCTCCCCGCGCGATGGGGAAACCGAGGCGGCAGCCCCGCCCCGAGTCTGCGGTGCTGGCCGCGGAGTTCCCGGTGAGGCCACCCCGTTTCTGGGCGACAGCGGGTCAGATACCCCACCCCCCCCCGGCGGTGGCCATGGCCAGTGGGTCCCACGCCCCAGCCCGCCGCTCCTCTAacaaaagaatctagaaaaatgcagtGCAGCGGATTCCCGCCGGGGTTGAAATGCGGGCCTCGTTAACCCGGGAAGCGGGTGGGGAGGAGACGTCCTTCCCTGGGGAGGGGAGACAGTTAGGTCGGCGGATCTCCTCTCCGCGCCCCAGTGCTGGACGGCCGGGAGGTGAGGCCACTGCTCAAGGAACCAACCATCTGTGttattctcttccttctcctccaaccACCATCGGAGACCCGCCCAGCCCCCATCTCAGGACCCTGCTTGCTTCTCTCCATAGCCCTTATCAAGACGGGTCTTCACGttatttaattgattttaaaagacactaattattatttatttttgtccttttttttttttttttttttacagtgtgcCTCCCCCTCGGAAATGTAGGCTCCAGGAAGGAGGGGCTTTATTTTGTCCACGATTGTATTCAGttattttaacaaatactttCTGAGGACCTCCCCAAGCCCTGCAAAGGGCTGGATATTGGGGAGGTTCTACCGGAACCAAGTCCAGTTGGTTGGTTCTAGACATTCTGGGGCTGGGGACAGCGCTGTAAACCCAAAGGAGATCATTGTGGGATGAAGGCTGCTGTTGGGTCACTTTAGATCAGACCACCTTCCTGATCAGGACCACCTTACATATAGTGATCAGGGCAGGCCTCTCAAATTAAGTCACTTAAAGACCACAGATAAACTATGTGGCAAGTActaaaagggaaaagcaacaagctATGTGGGCACTTAACTCTGACCTAGCCTTAGAGGGCAGGGCGCTGAGGTCCAAAGAGTGATGATCAGGATAATGGGACTCAGATCCTTAAATTGCTCGTAATTGCAGGGCCTGGGTggacctgtgtgtgtatgtgtattttgggCAGGGCAGTAGATTATcaggggtcagggaaggcttcctggaggaggtggtggttTCATTTGACCTGAGGCTGAATAGGAGGCTGAGTAGGAGTAAGTCcagtcctttaggatggattgactATATTTGAGAATTCTTTTGCAGGTGTCCTGGAAACCACGTGGTCAAAGGGCTGAGCCGTGTGGCCAGACAAGAgagacccccacccctgcccagggaGCTCTGCGGGTAAGTGGGTCACTGCCAGGACTTGCCCCCCAAAGAGATGAGGGAATCAGGAGACCAAGTTCTGCTTCTCACTGGCCACGTGATCCTGGGAAGCTCACCTTCACTGTTCTGGTCTCAGTTTTCTGTGAGTCAGGAGAACAGTTGGATTATATGCCACttgcgtgggcttccctggtggctcagatggtaaagaatctgcccgcaacatgggagacctgggtttgatccctgggttgggaagatcccctggagaaggaaatagcaagccactccagtattcttgcctggagaatcccatggacggaggagcctggcaggctacagtccatggagtcacaaagagttggacacaattgaagtgacttagcacacatgtatggGGCACCAACACTCGGTAGTTGAGGTTGATCCTACTCCACCATGCCCTGTGTTTGTACTTGTTTCCTGAGAAGGTCCCTATCTGAACCCACACTGATCG
It includes:
- the NAGA gene encoding alpha-N-acetylgalactosaminidase isoform X2 is translated as MGWLAWERFRCNIDCSEDPKNCISEQLFMEMADRLAQDGWRDLGYVYLNIDDCWIGGRDAKGNLVPDRKRFPHGIAFLADYAHSLGLKLGIYEDLGNFTCMGYPGTTLDKVVQDAQTFAEWKVDMLKLDGCYSTPQERAEGYPKMAAALNATGRPIAFSCSWPAYEGGLPPKVNYTLLADICNLWRNFDDIQDSWRSVLSVLDWFVTHQDVLQPIAGPGHWNDPDMLLIGNFGLSFEQARAQMALWTVLAAPLFMSTDLRTISAQNMDILQNPLMIKINQDPLGIQGRRILKEKSHIEVYLRPLASEASTIVFFSRRMDMPYHYHSSLARLNFSSSVVYEAQDVYTGDIISGLQDKTNFTVIINPSGVVMWYLYPIRKLEIPQQ
- the NAGA gene encoding alpha-N-acetylgalactosaminidase isoform X1, which codes for MLLKTVLLLALASQVLVLENGLLRKPPMGWLAWERFRCNIDCSEDPKNCISEQLFMEMADRLAQDGWRDLGYVYLNIDDCWIGGRDAKGNLVPDRKRFPHGIAFLADYAHSLGLKLGIYEDLGNFTCMGYPGTTLDKVVQDAQTFAEWKVDMLKLDGCYSTPQERAEGYPKMAAALNATGRPIAFSCSWPAYEGGLPPKVNYTLLADICNLWRNFDDIQDSWRSVLSVLDWFVTHQDVLQPIAGPGHWNDPDMLLIGNFGLSFEQARAQMALWTVLAAPLFMSTDLRTISAQNMDILQNPLMIKINQDPLGIQGRRILKEKSHIEVYLRPLASEASTIVFFSRRMDMPYHYHSSLARLNFSSSVVYEAQDVYTGDIISGLQDKTNFTVIINPSGVVMWYLYPIRKLEIPQQ